Proteins from a single region of Bombus pascuorum chromosome 5, iyBomPasc1.1, whole genome shotgun sequence:
- the LOC132906751 gene encoding NPC intracellular cholesterol transporter 1 isoform X2: protein MYWFYVFYRGHRRTLTDASMSRLNVIIFVLGALNVINAVSATQDGQCIWYGECYTDMYMHKKNCPYTGPAKLLDNEGQKLLAKNCPHLMIDSGNGINTCCDTNQLKTMDQNIKLASNFLNRCPSCLDNLVKHFCEFTCSTVQSKFINVTEIQTEKEVKYVNSIDIYITNKYLEGTFNSCNKVSVPSTGQLAMDLMCGIWGASRCTTLKWFHYMGDAANNQYVPFQITYKNTDEPVGSFIPVDPKITPCNKALNKNTPACSCVDCEASCPVPPSPPPLPTPFTIFGYDGYAVMMIITFVCGSALFILSIVCFNNRKQIVARGEEVGRQVGRRLAAGLHHPGDGARIALAADQEDSPLQSKRSSVISADDLPSGFDDEEQSTFIERLGAGTDKLLAEFFCWWGTACASRPWFVLFVGFLFIISLGHGIKYIHVTTDPVELWAAPQSRSRIEKEYFDQHFEPFYRTEQIIITSVGLPNIVHNTSNGPVIFGPVFNDTFLKTIYKLQEEIKKIITPNNYTLANICFAPLTSPFTGSPTVSQCVIQSIWGYWQDSVETFDYTTVDDDNFTVNYLDHFRVCSQNAYNPECLAPYGGPVEPAIAVGGFLSPGQDLQNPSYEKATAVILSILVNNYHNKSKLHPAMEWEMSYVKFMKNWIATKKPAFMDIAFTSERSIEDELNRESQSDVLTILVSYIIMFAYIAISLGQIKNCSRLLIDSKITLGLGGVLLVLASVVCSVGLFGFVGIPATLIIIEVIPFLVLAVGVDNIFILVQTHQRESRRPNESIPEHIGRILGQVGPSMLLTSVSESCCFFLGGLSDMPAVRAFALYAGMALLVDFVLQVTCFVSLLALDTVRQANNKLDVCCFIRGSKKDDGEEVVNGILYKLFKVVYVPLLLKKWVRAFVMIVFFGWICSSIAVVPHIEIGLDQELSMPEDSFVLKYFKFLNNYLSIGPPMYFVVKEGLNYSNKDVQNLVCGGQYCNNDSVSTQIFIASKQSNRTYIAKPASSWLDDYIDWSQLSMCCKYFVSNDSFCPHTGSSKYCSSCNITTNNIGRPIPTDFERYVSFFLQDNPDEMCAKAGHAAYGRGVNYVTDLETGLSKVGASYFMAYHTILKTSADYYESMRAARAISANITETINNYLKSIGDSSTVEVFPYSIFYVFYEQYLTMWPDTLYSIGISLIAIFVVTFLLMGLDIFSSVIVVITIMMIVVNIGGLMYWWHITLNAVSLVNLVMAVGIAVEFCSHLVHSFSVSVKTTRVERVADALTNMGSSIFSGITLTKFGGIIVLGFARSQIFKVFYFRMYLGIVLFGAAHGLIFLPVLLSYIGTPMNREKLANHKRAMQGNLDNVQETSLNHRVSKLNSPPTPTTSTPTFRVLEYER, encoded by the exons ATGTATTGGTTTTACGTGTTTTACCGAGGCCACCGTCGAACTTTGACAGACGCTAGCATGTCACGTCTAAACGTGATAATCTTTGTGCTGGGTGCTTTGAATGTTATTAACGCA GTATCTGCAACACAAGATGGTCAGTGTATTTGGTATGGAGAATGTTACACAGACATGTATATGCACAAAAAGAATTGCCCTTATACAGGACCAGCTAAGTTATTGGATAATGAAGGACAAAAACTATTGGCTAAAAATTGTCCTCATTTAATGATTGATTCTGGAAATGGGATTAATACTTGCTGCGATACAAATCAGTTAAAAACAATGGATCAAAATATTAAGCTAGcatctaattttttaaacagatGCCCTAGCTGTTTGGATAATTTAGTAAAGCATTTCTGTGAATTTACTTGTAGCACAGTACAAAGCAAGTTCATCAATGTTACAGAAATACAAACAGAGAAAg aagtaAAATATGTCAATagcatagatatatatataacaaataagtATTTGGAAGGTACATTTAATTCCTGTAACAAAGTATCAGTACCTAGCACTGGTCAATTAGCAATGGATTTAATGTGTGGCATATGGGGAGCTAGTAGATGTACCACATTAAAATGGTTCCATTATATGGGTGATGCAGCAAACAATCAATATGTACCATTTCAAAtcacatataaaaatactgaTGAACCTGTAGGTTCATTTATTCCTGTAGACCCTAAAATTACTCCTTGCAATAAAGCATTAAAT AAAAATACTCCAGCATGCAGTTGTGTAGACTGCGAAGCCAGTTGCCCAGTACCACCATCACCACCTCCCTTGCCAACACCTTTTACCATTTTTGGCTATGATGGCTATGCTGTAATGATGATCATTACTTTTGTGTGTGGTTCAGCTCTTTTCATCTTATCCATTGTATGCTTCAATAATAGAAAACAAATTG TTGCACGAGGTGAGGAAGTAGGAAGGCAGGTGGGTAGACGCCTAGCCGCAGGGTTACACCACCCAGGAGATGGTGCTCGTATTGCTCTCGCCGCAGACCAGGAAGACAGCCCACTTCAATCTAAACGTTCCA GTGTGATATCTGCAGATGATTTGCCGAGTGGATTCGACGATGAAGAACAATCAACATTCATCGAAAGATTAGGTGCAGGCACCGATAAACTGTTAGCAGAATTCTTTTGTTGGTGGGGTACAG cATGCGCGTCACGACCTTGGTTTGTCCTTTTCGTTGGTTTCTTATTTATCATTAGTTTGGGAcatggaataaaatatatacatgttaCCACTGATCCAGTTGAATTATGGGCTGCTCCACAATCTCGATCACGaattgaaaaagaatatttcgatCAACATTTTGAACCATTCTATAGAACtgaacaaataattataacatcAGTTGGTTTGCCGAAC attgtACATAATACATCCAATGGTCCAGTTATCTTTGGTCCTGTATTTAATGATACCTTTCTCAAAACTATCTACAAATTacaagaagaaataaagaagataataaCTCCAAATAATTATACCTTAGCAAACATATGTTTTGCTCCATTAACCAGTCCGTTTACGGGATCGCCAACAGTATCACAATGTGTCATTCAAAGTATTTGGGGATATTGGCAGGACAGTGTAGAAACTTTTGATTACACTACTGTAGATGATGATAATTttacagtaaattatttagatcACTTCAGAGTTTGTTCGCA AAACGCATATAATCCTGAATGTCTGGCACCTTATGGTGGTCCTGTGGAACCAGCAATTGCAGTTGGGGGATTTCTATCACCAGGTCAAGATCTCCAGAATCCTTCATATGAGAAAGCCACAGCAGTAATTTTATCTATActagtaaataattatcataataaatCCAAGTTACATCCAGCAATGGAATGGGAAATGAG TTACgtcaaatttatgaaaaattggaTAGCGACAAAGAAACCAGCATTTATGGATATTGCTTTTACTTCAGAACGTTCAATAGAGGATGAATTGAATCGTGAATCTCAATCAGATGTTTTAACAATTCTTGtctcatatattattatgtttgcATATATTGCGATTTCTCTCGGGCAGATAAAAAATTGCAGTCGACTTTTG atcGATTCTAAAATTACTCTTGGCCTTGGTGGTGTACTTTTGGTATTGGCCTCTGTTGTTTGTTCTGTTGGTTTATTTGGTTTTGTTGGCATTCCGGCTACGCTGATTATTATTGAAGTCATACCATTCCTTGTCCTTGCTGTTGGAGTAGacaatattttcatacttGTCCAAACACATCAAAGGGAAAGTCGTCGTCCTAATGAATCAATACCTGAACATATCGGTCGTATTCTCGGTCAAGTGGGACCAAGTATGTTGCTTACCAGTGTGTCAGAAAGTTGTTGTTTCTTCCTtg GTGGATTATCTGATATGCCTGCCGTTAGAGCTTTTGCTCTATATGCCGGTATGGCATTATTGGTAGATTTTGTGCTACAAGTAACCTGTTTTGTTAGCTTATTAGCACTAGATACTGTTCGTCAAGCA aacaACAAACTTGATGTATGTTGTTTTATTCGTGGATCGAAGAAAGACGACGGGGAGGAAGTAGTAAACGGAATTTTGTATAAACTTTTCAAAGTTGTGTATGTTCCACTACTGTTGAAAAAATGGGTGCGTGCATTTGTTATGATAGTATTTTTTGGATGGATCTGTTCAAGCATTGCGGTTGTTCCGCACATTGAAATTGGTCTAGATCAGGAACTTTCTATGCCTGAAGATAGTTTtgtcttgaaatatttcaaa tttttaaataattacttatCTATTGGACCACCAATGTACTTTGTTGTAAAAGaaggattaaattattctaacaAAGATGTACAGAATCTTGTATGTGGCGGTCAATATTGTAATAACGATTCGGTATCGACTCAAATATTTATAGCATCAAAACAATCAAATAG GACATACATAGCAAAACCTGCATCATCGTGGCTGGATGATTATATCGACTGGTCTCAATTGTCGATGtgttgcaaatattttgtttcaaatgATTCTTTCTGTCCGCATACag gATCTAGTAAATATTGCTCTTCGTGTAATATCACCACAAATAATATTGGAAGACCTATACCAACAGACTTCGAACGATATGTATCATTTTTCTTGCAAGATAATCCTGATGAAATGTGCGCTAAAGCAGGTCATGCTGCTTATGGTCGCGGTGTTAACTATGTTACTGACCTTGAAACAGGCCTCTCGAAAGTCGGGGCGTCCTATTTTATGGCTTACCAtactatattaaaaacatCCGCCGATTATTACGAATCGATGAGAGCTGCAAGAGCTATATCAGCAAATATAACAGAGACGATTAACaactatttaaaaagtatCGGTGACAGTTCAACTGTTGAAGTGTTTCCGTACAgcatattttatgttttttacgAGCAGTACTTAACAATGTGGCCGGacacgttatatagtataggGATATCCTTAATTGCTATTTTTGTGGTAACTTTCCTTTTGATGGGTTTGGACATATTTTCCTCTGTTATTGTTGTAATTACCATTATGATGATTGTGGTTAATATTGGTGGTTTAATGTATTggtggcatataacgttaaatgcaGTATCTCTCGTTAATCTTGTTATG GCTGTTGGAATTGCCGTGGAATTTTGTAGTCATTTGGTACATTCCTTCTCAGTATCAGTAAAAACAACACGTGTTGAAAGGGTTGCTGATGCATTAACGAATATGGGAAGTTCAATTTTTAGCGGTATCACTCTTACGAAGTTTGGTGGAATTATAGTACTCGGTTTTGCTAGAAGTCAAATCTTTAAG GTATTCTACTTCAGAATGTACCTGGGTATTGTGTTGTTTGGGGCTGCACATGGTCTAATATTCCTGCCAGTATTATTAAGTTACATTG GCACACCAATGAACAGAGAAAAGTTAGCAAATCACAAGAGAGCAATGCAAGGAAATCTGGACAACGTACAGGAGACTTCCTTGAATCATCGCGTAAGCAAACTCAATTCTCCTCCCACACCCACCACAAGCACACCTACGTTCAGAGTGCTTGAATACGAAAGATAG
- the LOC132906751 gene encoding NPC intracellular cholesterol transporter 1 isoform X4 has product MYWFYVFYRGHRRTLTDASMSRLNVIIFVLGALNVINAVSATQDGQCIWYGECYTDMYMHKKNCPYTGPAKLLDNEGQKLLAKNCPHLMIDSGNGINTCCDTNQLKTMDQNIKLASNFLNRCPSCLDNLVKHFCEFTCSTVQSKFINVTEIQTEKEVKYVNSIDIYITNKYLEGTFNSCNKVSVPSTGQLAMDLMCGIWGASRCTTLKWFHYMGDAANNQYVPFQITYKNTDEPVGSFIPVDPKITPCNKALNKNTPACSCVDCEASCPVPPSPPPLPTPFTIFGYDGYAVMMIITFVCGSALFILSIVCFNNRKQIVARGEEVGRQVGRRLAAGLHHPGDGARIALAADQEDSPLQSKRSSVISADDLPSGFDDEEQSTFIERLGAGTDKLLAEFFCWWGTACASRPWFVLFVGFLFIISLGHGIKYIHVTTDPVELWAAPQSRSRIEKEYFDQHFEPFYRTEQIIITSVGLPNIVHNTSNGPVIFGPVFNDTFLKTIYKLQEEIKKIITPNNYTLANICFAPLTSPFTGSPTVSQCVIQSIWGYWQDSVETFDYTTVDDDNFTVNYLDHFRVCSQNAYNPECLAPYGGPVEPAIAVGGFLSPGQDLQNPSYEKATAVILSILVNNYHNKSKLHPAMEWEMSYVKFMKNWIATKKPAFMDIAFTSERSIEDELNRESQSDVLTILVSYIIMFAYIAISLGQIKNCSRLLIDSKITLGLGGVLLVLASVVCSVGLFGFVGIPATLIIIEVIPFLVLAVGVDNIFILVQTHQRESRRPNESIPEHIGRILGQVGPSMLLTSVSESCCFFLGGLSDMPAVRAFALYAGMALLVDFVLQVTCFVSLLALDTVRQANNKLDVCCFIRGSKKDDGEEVVNGILYKLFKVVYVPLLLKKWVRAFVMIVFFGWICSSIAVVPHIEIGLDQELSMPEDSFVLKYFKFLNNYLSIGPPMYFVVKEGLNYSNKDVQNLVCGGQYCNNDSVSTQIFIASKQSNRTYIAKPASSWLDDYIDWSQLSMCCKYFVSNDSFCPHTGSSKYCSSCNITTNNIGRPIPTDFERYVSFFLQDNPDEMCAKAGHAAYGRGVNYVTDLETGLSKVGASYFMAYHTILKTSADYYESMRAARAISANITETINNYLKSIGDSSTVEVFPYSIFYVFYEQYLTMWPDTLYSIGISLIAIFVVTFLLMGLDIFSSVIVVITIMMIVVNIGGLMYWWHITLNAVSLVNLVMAVGIAVEFCSHLVHSFSVSVKTTRVERVADALTNMGSSIFSGITLTKFGGIIVLGFARSQIFKVFYFRMYLGIVLFGAAHGLIFLPVLLSYIGTPMNREKLANHKRAMQGNLDNVQETSLNHRA; this is encoded by the exons ATGTATTGGTTTTACGTGTTTTACCGAGGCCACCGTCGAACTTTGACAGACGCTAGCATGTCACGTCTAAACGTGATAATCTTTGTGCTGGGTGCTTTGAATGTTATTAACGCA GTATCTGCAACACAAGATGGTCAGTGTATTTGGTATGGAGAATGTTACACAGACATGTATATGCACAAAAAGAATTGCCCTTATACAGGACCAGCTAAGTTATTGGATAATGAAGGACAAAAACTATTGGCTAAAAATTGTCCTCATTTAATGATTGATTCTGGAAATGGGATTAATACTTGCTGCGATACAAATCAGTTAAAAACAATGGATCAAAATATTAAGCTAGcatctaattttttaaacagatGCCCTAGCTGTTTGGATAATTTAGTAAAGCATTTCTGTGAATTTACTTGTAGCACAGTACAAAGCAAGTTCATCAATGTTACAGAAATACAAACAGAGAAAg aagtaAAATATGTCAATagcatagatatatatataacaaataagtATTTGGAAGGTACATTTAATTCCTGTAACAAAGTATCAGTACCTAGCACTGGTCAATTAGCAATGGATTTAATGTGTGGCATATGGGGAGCTAGTAGATGTACCACATTAAAATGGTTCCATTATATGGGTGATGCAGCAAACAATCAATATGTACCATTTCAAAtcacatataaaaatactgaTGAACCTGTAGGTTCATTTATTCCTGTAGACCCTAAAATTACTCCTTGCAATAAAGCATTAAAT AAAAATACTCCAGCATGCAGTTGTGTAGACTGCGAAGCCAGTTGCCCAGTACCACCATCACCACCTCCCTTGCCAACACCTTTTACCATTTTTGGCTATGATGGCTATGCTGTAATGATGATCATTACTTTTGTGTGTGGTTCAGCTCTTTTCATCTTATCCATTGTATGCTTCAATAATAGAAAACAAATTG TTGCACGAGGTGAGGAAGTAGGAAGGCAGGTGGGTAGACGCCTAGCCGCAGGGTTACACCACCCAGGAGATGGTGCTCGTATTGCTCTCGCCGCAGACCAGGAAGACAGCCCACTTCAATCTAAACGTTCCA GTGTGATATCTGCAGATGATTTGCCGAGTGGATTCGACGATGAAGAACAATCAACATTCATCGAAAGATTAGGTGCAGGCACCGATAAACTGTTAGCAGAATTCTTTTGTTGGTGGGGTACAG cATGCGCGTCACGACCTTGGTTTGTCCTTTTCGTTGGTTTCTTATTTATCATTAGTTTGGGAcatggaataaaatatatacatgttaCCACTGATCCAGTTGAATTATGGGCTGCTCCACAATCTCGATCACGaattgaaaaagaatatttcgatCAACATTTTGAACCATTCTATAGAACtgaacaaataattataacatcAGTTGGTTTGCCGAAC attgtACATAATACATCCAATGGTCCAGTTATCTTTGGTCCTGTATTTAATGATACCTTTCTCAAAACTATCTACAAATTacaagaagaaataaagaagataataaCTCCAAATAATTATACCTTAGCAAACATATGTTTTGCTCCATTAACCAGTCCGTTTACGGGATCGCCAACAGTATCACAATGTGTCATTCAAAGTATTTGGGGATATTGGCAGGACAGTGTAGAAACTTTTGATTACACTACTGTAGATGATGATAATTttacagtaaattatttagatcACTTCAGAGTTTGTTCGCA AAACGCATATAATCCTGAATGTCTGGCACCTTATGGTGGTCCTGTGGAACCAGCAATTGCAGTTGGGGGATTTCTATCACCAGGTCAAGATCTCCAGAATCCTTCATATGAGAAAGCCACAGCAGTAATTTTATCTATActagtaaataattatcataataaatCCAAGTTACATCCAGCAATGGAATGGGAAATGAG TTACgtcaaatttatgaaaaattggaTAGCGACAAAGAAACCAGCATTTATGGATATTGCTTTTACTTCAGAACGTTCAATAGAGGATGAATTGAATCGTGAATCTCAATCAGATGTTTTAACAATTCTTGtctcatatattattatgtttgcATATATTGCGATTTCTCTCGGGCAGATAAAAAATTGCAGTCGACTTTTG atcGATTCTAAAATTACTCTTGGCCTTGGTGGTGTACTTTTGGTATTGGCCTCTGTTGTTTGTTCTGTTGGTTTATTTGGTTTTGTTGGCATTCCGGCTACGCTGATTATTATTGAAGTCATACCATTCCTTGTCCTTGCTGTTGGAGTAGacaatattttcatacttGTCCAAACACATCAAAGGGAAAGTCGTCGTCCTAATGAATCAATACCTGAACATATCGGTCGTATTCTCGGTCAAGTGGGACCAAGTATGTTGCTTACCAGTGTGTCAGAAAGTTGTTGTTTCTTCCTtg GTGGATTATCTGATATGCCTGCCGTTAGAGCTTTTGCTCTATATGCCGGTATGGCATTATTGGTAGATTTTGTGCTACAAGTAACCTGTTTTGTTAGCTTATTAGCACTAGATACTGTTCGTCAAGCA aacaACAAACTTGATGTATGTTGTTTTATTCGTGGATCGAAGAAAGACGACGGGGAGGAAGTAGTAAACGGAATTTTGTATAAACTTTTCAAAGTTGTGTATGTTCCACTACTGTTGAAAAAATGGGTGCGTGCATTTGTTATGATAGTATTTTTTGGATGGATCTGTTCAAGCATTGCGGTTGTTCCGCACATTGAAATTGGTCTAGATCAGGAACTTTCTATGCCTGAAGATAGTTTtgtcttgaaatatttcaaa tttttaaataattacttatCTATTGGACCACCAATGTACTTTGTTGTAAAAGaaggattaaattattctaacaAAGATGTACAGAATCTTGTATGTGGCGGTCAATATTGTAATAACGATTCGGTATCGACTCAAATATTTATAGCATCAAAACAATCAAATAG GACATACATAGCAAAACCTGCATCATCGTGGCTGGATGATTATATCGACTGGTCTCAATTGTCGATGtgttgcaaatattttgtttcaaatgATTCTTTCTGTCCGCATACag gATCTAGTAAATATTGCTCTTCGTGTAATATCACCACAAATAATATTGGAAGACCTATACCAACAGACTTCGAACGATATGTATCATTTTTCTTGCAAGATAATCCTGATGAAATGTGCGCTAAAGCAGGTCATGCTGCTTATGGTCGCGGTGTTAACTATGTTACTGACCTTGAAACAGGCCTCTCGAAAGTCGGGGCGTCCTATTTTATGGCTTACCAtactatattaaaaacatCCGCCGATTATTACGAATCGATGAGAGCTGCAAGAGCTATATCAGCAAATATAACAGAGACGATTAACaactatttaaaaagtatCGGTGACAGTTCAACTGTTGAAGTGTTTCCGTACAgcatattttatgttttttacgAGCAGTACTTAACAATGTGGCCGGacacgttatatagtataggGATATCCTTAATTGCTATTTTTGTGGTAACTTTCCTTTTGATGGGTTTGGACATATTTTCCTCTGTTATTGTTGTAATTACCATTATGATGATTGTGGTTAATATTGGTGGTTTAATGTATTggtggcatataacgttaaatgcaGTATCTCTCGTTAATCTTGTTATG GCTGTTGGAATTGCCGTGGAATTTTGTAGTCATTTGGTACATTCCTTCTCAGTATCAGTAAAAACAACACGTGTTGAAAGGGTTGCTGATGCATTAACGAATATGGGAAGTTCAATTTTTAGCGGTATCACTCTTACGAAGTTTGGTGGAATTATAGTACTCGGTTTTGCTAGAAGTCAAATCTTTAAG GTATTCTACTTCAGAATGTACCTGGGTATTGTGTTGTTTGGGGCTGCACATGGTCTAATATTCCTGCCAGTATTATTAAGTTACATTG GCACACCAATGAACAGAGAAAAGTTAGCAAATCACAAGAGAGCAATGCAAGGAAATCTGGACAACGTACAGGAGACTTCCTTGAATCATCGC GCGTGA